The Streptomyces sp. NBC_00597 DNA segment TCCGTATCCGAGTGATCTGTCCGATGCCCGCTGGGAGTTGATCGAGCCGGTCCTTGCCGCCTGGCGTCTCGAGCGCCGTGGCAGGGCCCTGGACTTCGGCCGGCCGCCCGAGCACGACCTGCGCGACGTCATGGACGCGATCTTGTATGTCGACCGGACCGGGGTCCAGTGGCGCTACCTCCCGCACGACTTCCCGCACTGGAACACGGTCTACGGATACTTTGCGAAGTGGGCGGACGAGGGCGTGTTCGCCCAGCTCAATGGCCTGCTCAGGCAATTGCTGCGGGAGAGGGAGGGCGGGACGCAGAACCATCGGCGTGTGTGATCGACGCGCAGAGCGTGAAGACCTCCACCAGCGTTCACGCCTCCGGCCAGGGCGTCGACGCCGGGAAGAAGATCGTAGGCAGGAAGCGGAGCATCGTCACCGACACACTCGGGCTCCTCATCGCGGTCCTGGTCACCGCGGCGAGCGTGCAGGACTCCGTCGCCGGCACCACACTGCTCGACCAGGTCGCCGCCGACCACCCGCGCGTCCGCAAAGTGTGGGTCGACGGCGGCTACCGCCAGCACCTCGTCGAGCATGCCGCCATCCTCGGCATCGGCATGGAGATCACCGCCCGCACCCCCGGGACCAGGGGATTCACCCCGATACCGAAACGGTGGGCGGTCGAGCGAACCTATGGATGGCTCATGCTCCACCGGCGTCTCGCCCGGGACTACGAAACCCTGCCCACCCGCTCCGAAGCCGTCATCCACATCGCCATGACCGACCTCATGGCCCGACGCCTCACCGGCGAGAACACCATCTCCTGGCGTGACCCGAAGAAGGCCAATACACAACCCATTCTGGGATGAAACACCGGACGAAAACGACCTCTTAGGCTCGTGTGATGGCGTCCTCCATCGGCCCGCACGCATGGCAGTTCGTACAGACGAAGCTGCGTGCCCGTGCCGTGCGTCCTCGCCCCCAGGGAGCGGCTTCGTCGCCCGTCCCCGGGGGTACCGGTTGAGGGCGTCAGTAGCCGGTTCCGCGGTGGACCTGGGCCCGCTCGACGTCGTGGGTCGCACCCTTGTGATCCAAGGTGCTGCACGCGTCGGCGATGTCCTGGGTCAGGCGCTCGATCTGCTCGCGGCTCAGGGTTTCCTTGACCAGGGCACGCAGGATCTTCACCCGGTCGGCGTTGGGCGGGAGCGTGTACGCCGGCACCATCCAGCCGCGCTCGGCCGAGAGCTGCCAGGCGATGTCGGACTCGTCGTAGGCGTGCTTGTCGGCGAGGCGGAAAGCGACCAGCGGTAGCTGCTCTAGGTCGCTGCCGATCACTTCGAAGCGGCCGCTGTCGCGCAGGTTGTCCGCCAGTGCGCGGGCGTTCTGCTGCATCGTCTCCATGACGTAGGTGTAGCCCTGGCGGCCCAGCCGCACGAAGTTGTAGTACTGGGCGAGCACCATCGACGCACCGGTGGAGAAGTTCAGCGTGAACGTCGCGTCGGTCTTGCCCAGGTAGTTCTCGTAGAACACGAGGTCCTCGGCCAGGTCGGATTCCTCGCGGAAGACCAGCCAGCCGATGCCGGGGTAGACCAGGCCGTATTTGTGTCCCGAGACGTTGATCGAGCGGACCTGTTCGAGCCGGAAGTCCCATTTCGAGTCCGGGTAGAGGAAGGGCCACACGAAGCCGCCGCTGGCGCCGTCGACGTGGATCGGGATGTCGAGGTCCCGCTCCTTGCGGATATCCCGCAGGAGCTTGTCGATCCCCACGACATCGTCCTTGTGGCCGGTGAACGTGGTGCCGAGGACGGCGACGACGCCGATCGTGTTCTCGTCGAGGTGGGGCTCCACGTCCTCCGGGCCGATCGTGTACTTTCCCTCGGCGAGCGGCACGATCCGCGGCTCGACGTCGAAGTAGCGGCAGAACTTCTCCCACACGACGTGGACGTCGCCGCCGAAGACCAGGTTGGGCCGGTCGACCGACAGCTTGGCCGCCTGGCGGCGCTCCCGCCACTTCCATTTCAGCGACAGCGCGCCCAGCATGATCGCCTCGGATGAACCCTGGGTCCGGCATCCGGTGGTCCTACCCGGCGCGTGAAACAGGTCGGCGAGCATACGAACGCAGCGCTTCTCGATCTCGGCGGAAATGGGGTACTCCGCGTGGTCGATGAAGTTGCGGTGGAGGTTCTCGGCGATGATCCGTTGCGCCTCCGGCTCCATCCACGTGGTGACGAACGTGGCGAGATTGCGCTGCGGGTCGCCCTCCATGACGAGGTCCCCCTCCAGCAATCTCATGGCGTCCGTCGCGGCCATTCCATCCACGGGGAAGGTCTCCGAGGGAGCGGGCACGGTCAGGAAACGGTTGCCGAACAGAGCCGCGACGTCACTCTTGGTCATGCCGGCGACTCAATCACGTCCGGAACGGGAGCCATGCGCAGACCTGCGGATCGGGCTCGGCATACACGCGAACGGCGTACCTTCCCGAGTGATCGACTCAAGTCACCATATGTACGCCGTCGTCGAGGAGGGGCGAACTCCGTGCGGGCGATCGACGACTGTGCACCTGTTCGGCTCTCGTTGGATGGCTTCTGCCGGGATCAACCGATAGCTTCAAAAATGATACCGAACATCCGGATAGCGCGAATTCCGGCCCGCACGGTGCAGCGCCGCCCCTCTGGTGCGGCCACGGCAGCGACCGACTTCTAGAACGGGACCCTTCGCATGGCTGATGATCACCACTACGACGTCATCGTCATCGGTACGGGAGCGGGCGGCGGCACGCTCGCCCACCGGCTGGCCTCCTCCGGCAAGCGGATCCTGATCCTGGAGCGTGGCGACTATCTGCCACGGGAGCGTGACAACTGGGACTCCACCGCCGTCTTCGTCAAAGCCAAGTACCGTGCCCCCGAGTTCTGGTACGACAAGCACGGCAACGAGTTCCCCCCGGAGGCGAACTACTACGTAGGGGGCAACACTAAGTTCTACGGCGCCGCGCTCTTCCGCCTCCGGCCCGAGGACTTCGGCGAGCTGCGCCACCACGACGGCATCTCACCGGCCTGGCCGATCCGCTACGAGGATCTGGAGCCGTACTACACGCAGGCCGAGCAGCTCTACCTGGTGCACGGGCGGCACGGCGAGGATCCCACCGAGGGTCCGGCCAGCGGCCAGTACCCGCACCCCCCGGTGGAGCACGAGCCGCGCATCCAGCAGCTCAGCGACGACTTGGAGAAGAAGGGCCTGCACCCCTTCCACCTGCCCATCGGCGTGAACCTCACCCAGGACGAGAACGGCCTGGCTACCCATTCCAGCGTGTGTATCCGCTGCGACCGGGTCGACGGCTTCCCCTGCCTGCTCGGTGCCAAGTCCGACGCGCAGGTGATCTGCGTCGACCCCGCACTGAAGCATGACAACGTCACCATGGTGACGCGGGCCAACGTCCGACGCTTGGAGACCGACTCGACCGGACGCACCGTCACCGGGGTCGTCGCCGAACTCGGGGACGGAACGACCGAGGGATTCAGCGCCGACATCGTGGTGGTCGCCTGCGGTGCGGTCAACTCGGCGGTGCTGCTGCTCCGTTCGGCCAACGACAAGCACCCTGGTGGCCTGGCCAACAGCTCGGACGTCGTCGGACGCCACTACATGCGCCACAACAACCTGGCGCTGATGGCAGTGTCCAAAGAACCGAATCCCACGAGGTTCCAGAAGACCCTGGCACTGAACGACTGGTACCTGGGGGCGGACGACTGGGACTATCCGCTCGGTGGCATCCAGATGCTCGGCAAGTCGGACGCCGCCCAGATCCACGGCGAGGCGCC contains these protein-coding regions:
- a CDS encoding glutamate decarboxylase, with the protein product MTKSDVAALFGNRFLTVPAPSETFPVDGMAATDAMRLLEGDLVMEGDPQRNLATFVTTWMEPEAQRIIAENLHRNFIDHAEYPISAEIEKRCVRMLADLFHAPGRTTGCRTQGSSEAIMLGALSLKWKWRERRQAAKLSVDRPNLVFGGDVHVVWEKFCRYFDVEPRIVPLAEGKYTIGPEDVEPHLDENTIGVVAVLGTTFTGHKDDVVGIDKLLRDIRKERDLDIPIHVDGASGGFVWPFLYPDSKWDFRLEQVRSINVSGHKYGLVYPGIGWLVFREESDLAEDLVFYENYLGKTDATFTLNFSTGASMVLAQYYNFVRLGRQGYTYVMETMQQNARALADNLRDSGRFEVIGSDLEQLPLVAFRLADKHAYDESDIAWQLSAERGWMVPAYTLPPNADRVKILRALVKETLSREQIERLTQDIADACSTLDHKGATHDVERAQVHRGTGY
- a CDS encoding GMC family oxidoreductase, producing the protein MADDHHYDVIVIGTGAGGGTLAHRLASSGKRILILERGDYLPRERDNWDSTAVFVKAKYRAPEFWYDKHGNEFPPEANYYVGGNTKFYGAALFRLRPEDFGELRHHDGISPAWPIRYEDLEPYYTQAEQLYLVHGRHGEDPTEGPASGQYPHPPVEHEPRIQQLSDDLEKKGLHPFHLPIGVNLTQDENGLATHSSVCIRCDRVDGFPCLLGAKSDAQVICVDPALKHDNVTMVTRANVRRLETDSTGRTVTGVVAELGDGTTEGFSADIVVVACGAVNSAVLLLRSANDKHPGGLANSSDVVGRHYMRHNNLALMAVSKEPNPTRFQKTLALNDWYLGADDWDYPLGGIQMLGKSDAAQIHGEAPRWAGAVSPDMPFEMLAHHAVDFWLCGEDLPLPESRVTLDKDDRIHLALDEKNNIAGLKRLQHKLQGMLGHLGMHEHHLLSHSIYLHKGLPIGATAHQAGTVRFGDDPNSSALDVNCKAHDLDNLYVVDTSFFPSIGAVNPSLTAIANALRVGDHIAARLR